The Podarcis muralis chromosome 10, rPodMur119.hap1.1, whole genome shotgun sequence genome includes a region encoding these proteins:
- the TMEM121B gene encoding transmembrane protein 121B — MHRVVSNQRSVSSSSGSFQAPPPPPPAADLQPLFLGGGISTTSSSSGGTRRGRRGSVSSSASTRTRSRSSSSSGGRSSEEEEEEEEEGEEEEAKPLVPVQEPASPPAPPAACASPGSSSTSTSGCSMTAAELYGAPAAGPGAAAAASAAAGLLWAGGSGGSRWGYKALSLVLLLGQGALLDLYLIAVTDLYWCSWIATDLVLAAGWSIFFCRNSRARRRERPSGVGGGHPPPPPPLHPLLGHPPHGGRGACAASGGKAGGAPRGGDFAYAHLAWLIYAIAFTPKAALILGTSILELVELRLPLGATGFRITLALSAPLLYCLLRAIGAEGGSGSGQLLLPPQPPPQHRAAAAFLATCLDLLDSFTLLELLLLQPGRPALPLPPPLRYVLIAVYFLCLASPVLWLYELSAPRAPGAARLALHWLLPAGLLDAPLLALRCLLLVRYQQPLSIFMLKNLFFLACRGLEALETCCLLHSAGGLAGNGKNAPAPSAGVGAGQLSHCISENDMGPHGYVNTLAVTAQS, encoded by the coding sequence ATGCACCGGGTCGTCTCCAACCAGCGCTcggtctcctcctcctcgggcTCCTTCCAGGCTCCCCcgccgcctccccccgccgcggACCTGCAGCCCCTTTTCCTGGGCGGCGGCATCAGCACCACCAGCAGCTCGAGCGGCGGCACCCGGAGGGGCAGGCGAGGCTCCGTGTCCAGCTCGGCCTCCACCCGCACtcgcagcaggagcagcagcagcagcggcggccgcagcagtgaggaagaggaggaggaggaggaagagggcgaggaggaggaagccaagcCCCTCGTGCCGGTTCAGGAGCCCGCCTCGCCGCCCGCCCCGCCCGCCGCCTGCGCCTCCCCGGGGTCCAGCAGCACCTCCACGTCGGGCTGCAGCATGACAGCCGCCGAGCTGTACGGGGCTCCGGCCGCCGGgcccggggcggcggcggcggcgagcgcgGCCGCGGGACTGCTGTGGGCGGGGGGCTCGGGCGGGTCTCGCTGGGGCTACAAGGCGCTGtccctggtgctgctgctgggccaGGGCGCGCTGCTGGACCTCTACCTGATCGCCGTCACCGACCTGTATTGGTGCAGCTGGATCGCCACCGACCTGGTGCTGGCCGCCGGCTGGAGCATCTTCTTCTGCCGCAACAGCCGCGCTCGTCGTCGGGAGCGCCCGTCCGGCGTCGGAGGGGgacacccgccgccgccgccgcccttgcACCCGCTGCTGGGCCACCCGCCCCACGGCGGCCGAGGCGCCTGCGCTGCGTCGGGCGGGAAGGCAGGGGGCGCTCCGCGGGGCGGGGACTTCGCCTACGCCCACTTGGCCTGGCTGATCTACGCCATCGCCTTCACGCCCAAGGCGGCGCTCATCCTGGGCACGTCCATCCTGGAGCTGGTGGAGCTGCGCCTGCCGCTGGGCGCCACGGGCTTCCGGATCACGCTGGCGCTCTCGGCTCCGCTCCTGTATTGCCTCCTACGGGCCATCGGCGCCGAGGGCGGCTCCGGCTCCGGCCAACTCCTCTTGCCGCCCCAGCCGCCGCCGCAGcaccgcgccgccgccgccttcctgGCCACGTGCTTGGACCTGCTGGACAGCTTCACTCTCCTGGAGCTGCTGCTCCTGCAGCCCGGCCGGCCGGCcttgccgctgccgccgccgctccgctACGTGCTCATCGCCGTCTACTTCCTGTGCCTGGCTTCGCCGGTGCTGTGGCTGTACGAGCTGAGCGCCCCGCGGGCCCCCGGCGCCGCCCGCCTGGCCTTGCACTGGCTGCTGCCCGCCGGGCTCCTGGACGCGCCCCTTCTGGCGCTGCGCTGCCTCCTGCTGGTGCGCTACCAGCAGCCCCTCTCCATCTTCATGCTCAAGAACCTCTTCTTCCTGGCCTGCCGGGGCCTAGAGgccctggagacctgctgcctcCTGCACTCCGCAGGCGGGCTGGCGGGCAACGGCAAGAACGCGCCAGCCCCCTCCGCCGGGGTCGGGGCCGGCCAGCTCAGCCACTGCATCTCCGAGAACGACATGGGGCCCCATGGCTACGTCAACACATTGGCCGTCACCGCGCAGAGCTGA
- the HDHD5 gene encoding haloacid dehalogenase-like hydrolase domain-containing 5 codes for MAVCCSLHVSRAALRGWLPAARRGGAASRPCRNSSQGRPVGRTCGARQTTSPSFGFLFDIDGVLLRGRLVIPAAKKAFQKLTNSKGRFHVPVAFVTNAGNCSRNSKAEELSDALGFKVSPEWVILSHSPLRLFHQFHDKCVLVCGQGPVEENARDLGFHHVVTIEDVRKAFPLLDMVDQSRRPKELPPAPADFPTIEAVILFGEPVRWETCLQLIIDVLLSNGNLGVELTSVPYPHLPILACNMDLLWMAEAKMPRFGHGTFLVCLENIYKKMTGKELKYEALIGKPSTVTYRYAEHVIKQQMESWGWTSPLRQLYAIGDNPMADIYGANLYNRYLQAQAEVSVTAMAAESEEHVEMQKDHSVSITSAESCQSILVCTGVYNPQGDVPADHNENMLETVFHGHRDFHFDPTLVEASHVVHDVNDAVELVFQKENWKLE; via the exons ATGGCTGTGTGCTGCTCGCTCCATGTGAGCAGAGCGGCGCTGAGGGGGTGGCTGCCTGCGGCGCGCAGGGGGGGCGCCGCCAGCCGCCCCTGCAGGAACAGCAGCCAAGGCCGTCCCGTGGGGAGAACCTGCGGGGCGCGGCAG ACAACTTCTCCCTCCTTTGGGTTCCTCTTTGATATTGATGGAGTGCTTTTACGGGGCCGGCTAGTCATTCCTGCTGCTAAGAAGGCCTTCCAGAAACTAACAAATTCAAAAGGTCGGTTCCATGTGCCGGTTGCATTTGTAACCAATGCTGGAAACTGCTCTCGCAACAGCAAGGCTGAGGAACTGTCTGATGCCCTTGGATTTAAG GTTTCTCCCGAATGGGTGATCCTGTCCCACAGTCCTCTGCGTCTTTTCCATCAGTTCCATGACaaatgtgtgcttgtgtgtggtcAGGGTCCTGTGGAGGAAAATGCCAGGGA CCTGGGATTCCATCACGTTGTTACCATTGAAGATGTGAGGAAGGCATTTCCCTTGCTGGATATGGTTGATCAAAGTCGGAGGCCAAAAGAGCTG CCTCCTGCACCTGCTGACTTCCCCACCATAGAAG CTGTGATTCTGTTTGGGGAGCCAGTCAGGTGGGAGACCTGCCTGCAACTGATCATTGATGTACTCCTGAGCAATGGGAACCTAGGGGTAGAGTTGACTTCTGTTCCATACCCACATCTACCTATCCTCGCCTGCAACATGGATCTCTTGTGGATGGCAGAAGCCAAGATGCCAAG ATTTGGCCATGGCACCTTTCTTGTGTGCTTGGAGAACATCTACAAGAAAATGACTGGCAAGGAGCTGAAGTATGAGGCCTTGATAGGCAAGCCCAGCACTGTCACCTACCGCTATGCTGAACATGTGATCAAGCAGCAGATGGAGAGTTGGGGCTGGACATCCCCTCTCCGCCAACTGTATGCTATCGG AGACAACCCAATGGCTGACATTTATGGTGCAAACCTCTACAACCGTTACCTCCAGGCTCAGGCTGAAGTAAGTGTCACTGCAATGGCAGCAGAGAGCGAGGAACATGTTGAGATGCAAAAAGATCACAGTGTGTCCATCACCTCTGCAGAGAGCTGCCAGTCCATTCTGGTCTGCACTGGGGTCTACAATCCCCAGGGAGATGTGCCTGCTGACCACAACGAGAACATGTTGGAGACTGTCTTCCATGGACACCGGGACTTCCATTTTGATCCAACCTTGGTGGAGGCCTCTCACGTTGTGCACGATGTGAATGATGCTGTGGAGCTCGTCTTTCAGAAGGAGAACTGGAAACTGGAATGA